The region GACCAGGTCGAAGAACGTCGACAGCCGGTCCACGTCGTAGAACTCGCGGGCCAGCGTCGCGGCCAGGTCGAACCGGAAGCCGTCCACCCGCATCTCGGTCACCCAGTACCGCAGCGAGTCCATGATGAGCTGCAAGGTGTGCGGGCTGCGCACGTTGAGCGAGTTGCCGGTGCCGGTGTAGTCCATGTAGTACTTCGGCTCGTCCTCGACCAACCGGTAGTACGCCTGGTTGTCGATGCCGCGCATGGACAGCGTCGGCCCGAGGTGGTTGCCCTCGGCGGTGTGGTTGTAGACCACGTCGAGGATGACCTCGATGCCCGCCTCGTGCAGGGCGCGGACCATGCCCTTGAACTCCTGCACCTGGTTCGCCTGCTGCGGTAGCGCGGCGTAACCGTCGTGCGGTGCGAAGAACCCGATCGTGTTATAGCCCCAGTAGTTGCGCAGGCCCTTCTCGGACAGGCCGTGATCGGTGATGAACTGGTGCACCGGCATCAGCTCGACCGCGGTCACGCCGAGCGCCTTCAGGTGGTCGATCACCACGGGGTGCGCGAGACCCGCGTACGTGCCGCGCAACCGCTGCGGCACCTCGGGGTGCTGCATGGTCAGGCCGCGCACGTGCGTCTCGTAGATGACCGACTCGTTGTACGGGGTCCTCGGCGGGCGGTCGTCGGCCCAGTCGAAGAACGGGTTGACCACCATCGACAGCGGCACGTGACCGGCGGAGTCCAGGTCGTTGCGCTCATCGGGTGCCCCGAACGGGTAGCCGAACAGCGACTCGTGCCAGTCCACGGCGCCGCTGATCGCCTTGGCGTACGGGTCGATCAGCAGCTTGTTCGGGTTGCACCGCAGCCCGTGCTCCGGGTCGTGCGGGCCGTGCACCCGATAGCCGTACTTCTGACCGGGACCGATGCCGAGCAGGTAGCCGTGGTGGACGAAGCCGTCCACCTCCGGCAGCCGGACCCGGGTCTCGGTCCCGTCGTCGTCGAACAGGCACAGCTCGACGTACTCGGCCACCTCGGAGAACAGGGTGAAGTTGGTGCCGACGCCGTCATAACCCGCGCCGAGCGGGTAGGGCGTTCCGGGCCAGGGCCGCACAGGTGCTCCTTGAGGACGAGCTGGAACGATTTCGACCCTACGGTTCTAGATCACCGTCTGCGGGTGTGCGACCGGACGAGCTGCCCGCGGGCCGCCACGAGCAGCAGCCGGGCCTCCTGGAACTCGCCGTAGCGCAGGTGCTCGGCGGCCGCTTCCGCGCAGGCCACGGCCTGTTCGAGGGCGTCGTCGGCGGAGGGTTCGGTGCGCCTGAGGGCGTCCACCAAGGATTCTTCCGCCTGACGGGCGTTCGACACCTCGTCGAGGCGCTCCGACGGCCGGACGGCGGCCAGCGCGTACTCGACGGCCCCCTCCAGGACGTCGCCGGGAGAGGTCGGGATCATCTGTTCGGGCACCGTCCCGGTGCGGGACACCAACTCGGTGTTCACTGGTGAATGCCACCTCCAAGGCCGGCACGGGTGACGGCTCGACGATACTCCGCAGTCGTGCGGCCCGCGGTGACGGGCGTGTTCTCGATCACCGGCCGCGCCCTGCCACGAACGCGGCCGCCACCCGCCGCACACGGGTGTCGGTGAACAGGTCGGCCAGCCGGACCGGCAGCGGGATCCGCCAGTTCGGGTACTCGTCGACGGTGCCGGGCAGGTTCGGCTGGCGGGTCTCACCCAGCGCGTCCTGGGGCGATGTCAGGCACAGGAGGGACGGGGACTTCGCCAGCAGGGCGTGGAAAGCGGTAACCAGGTCATCGGCCGCCACCCCTTCCTGCTCCAGGAGCGCGACCAGTTCCGCGCGCTCCCGCTCCGCACTCCGGAATTCCCCGTCCGGGTCGCCCGCAAACTGCCCCAGATCGGCCCGCAGCCGAACGTGTTCGGCGTCGAGGAAACCGGCCACCGTCGGCAGGTCGTGGGTGGAGATGCTGGCCATCGCCGAGGTGGTCCACTCCCCCGGCGGGATCAGCGGGTGGCCGGGCCGGTCGTAGTCGCGCTGGAACCACAGCACGGCCGAGCTGAGCATGCCGTGCTCGTGCAGGCTCTCGGTGACCTTCGGCTCGACCGTGCCCAGGTCCTCCCCCACGACGACCGCGCCCGCCCGGTGCGCCTCCAAGGTCAGCACGGCCAGCATCGCGTCGGCGTCGTAGTGCACGTACGTGCCGCGACCGGCGGGCTCGCCCGGCGGGATCCACCACAGCCGCCACAGGCCCGCGACGTGGTCGATCCGGATGCCGTCGCCGTGCCGCAGCACGTTGCGCAGCACCGCGCGGAACGGCTCGTAGCCCTGCTCGGCGAGCCGGTCCGGCCGCCACGGCGGCAGGTTCCAGTCCTGGCCGAGCTGGCTGAACGCGTCCGGCGGCGCGCCCACCCGCACGTCGGGCGCGAACGCGTCGCGGATCGCCCACGTGTCCGCCCCGCCGGGGTGCACGCCCACCGGCAGGTCGTGCACGATGCCGACCGGCATCGACCCGGCGGCCTCCCGGGCGTCCGCGAGCTGGCGCTCGCACAGGTCCTGCAACCAGGCGTGGAACCGCACCCGCTCCGGGTCGGCGGTCGCGCCGGCCGGGTCGCGCTGCTGTGCCGGCCACTGCCGCCAGTCCGGGCCGTGGACCTCGGCGAGCGCGCAGAACCGCGCGAAGTCCCGCAGGTCGCCCTCGGGGTCGGGGTGCTCGACCAGCGGCCAGAGCAGCTCCAGCGCGGCCTTCTTGGCCGTCCACACGGCGTCGTAGTCGATCAGCTCGGTGTCGTTGTCGGGGCGCAGCGCGTCGACGGCCGCGCGGGTCGCCGCGTCGGCGTCCCGGTACGCGGTGGTGTCCTCGACCCGGAGGTAGAGCGGGTTGGCGAACCGGCGGCTGGACGGCGAGTACGGCGAGCGCTCGACCGGGACGACCGGCGCGACCGCCTGCACCGGGTTGACCAGCAGCACGCCCGCGCCCAGCTCGTCGGCACTGCGCCGGGCGATCGTGGCGAGGTCGGCGAAGTCGCCCATGCCCCACGACTCGTCCGAGCGCATGGCGTAGAGCTGGAGCATCCAGCCCCAGACCTTGGGCACCGGGTCCAGCGCGCGCGGCGCGACCACCACCGTCCGCCCGCCCAGCCGGTGGTAGCCCAGCGGCGGCTCGGCGGGCAGCGCCAGCTCGCCGCCGTCCTCCAGCACCAGCACACCGGGACCGGGCAGCACGTCACCGGCCCGGAGCACCAGGGTCCCCGGCTCGGGCCGGGGCACGGTCAGCGCCCGGCGCACCGCCTCCGGGGTCGACGCGTCCACGTCCAGTTGGGCCAGCACGGCCACCACGACGTCGGGGTCGACCTCCACCCGGCGCTGTCCGGAATCCTCGTAGTGGGTAGCCAC is a window of Saccharothrix espanaensis DSM 44229 DNA encoding:
- the glgX gene encoding glycogen debranching protein GlgX, whose amino-acid sequence is MRPWPGTPYPLGAGYDGVGTNFTLFSEVAEYVELCLFDDDGTETRVRLPEVDGFVHHGYLLGIGPGQKYGYRVHGPHDPEHGLRCNPNKLLIDPYAKAISGAVDWHESLFGYPFGAPDERNDLDSAGHVPLSMVVNPFFDWADDRPPRTPYNESVIYETHVRGLTMQHPEVPQRLRGTYAGLAHPVVIDHLKALGVTAVELMPVHQFITDHGLSEKGLRNYWGYNTIGFFAPHDGYAALPQQANQVQEFKGMVRALHEAGIEVILDVVYNHTAEGNHLGPTLSMRGIDNQAYYRLVEDEPKYYMDYTGTGNSLNVRSPHTLQLIMDSLRYWVTEMRVDGFRFDLAATLAREFYDVDRLSTFFDLVQQDPVVSQVKLIAEPWDVGPGGYQVGNFPPLWTEWNGKYRDTVRDFWRGEPATLGEFASRITGSSDLYQDDGRRPYASINFVTAHDGFTLTDLVSYNDKHNDANGEDGRDGADDNRSWNCGVEGPTDDPEVNDLRARQRRNLLATTLLSQGVPMLLHGDELGRTQDGNNNAYCQDNELSWVDWSLVEKNRDLVEFTGALTDFRRKHPVLRRRRFFQGKPIRKGDELRDIAWFTPAGEEMTEQNWEDDFGRCVVVFLNGEGIPSLDRRGMRVLDDSFLIAFNAHYEDIETTLPDPSYGPQWTVVIDTATGVVQDADRGEPVPAGGTVTLTARSLVVLQRTGVE
- the malQ gene encoding 4-alpha-glucanotransferase, with protein sequence MDDELAALAELHGVATHYEDSGQRRVEVDPDVVVAVLAQLDVDASTPEAVRRALTVPRPEPGTLVLRAGDVLPGPGVLVLEDGGELALPAEPPLGYHRLGGRTVVVAPRALDPVPKVWGWMLQLYAMRSDESWGMGDFADLATIARRSADELGAGVLLVNPVQAVAPVVPVERSPYSPSSRRFANPLYLRVEDTTAYRDADAATRAAVDALRPDNDTELIDYDAVWTAKKAALELLWPLVEHPDPEGDLRDFARFCALAEVHGPDWRQWPAQQRDPAGATADPERVRFHAWLQDLCERQLADAREAAGSMPVGIVHDLPVGVHPGGADTWAIRDAFAPDVRVGAPPDAFSQLGQDWNLPPWRPDRLAEQGYEPFRAVLRNVLRHGDGIRIDHVAGLWRLWWIPPGEPAGRGTYVHYDADAMLAVLTLEAHRAGAVVVGEDLGTVEPKVTESLHEHGMLSSAVLWFQRDYDRPGHPLIPPGEWTTSAMASISTHDLPTVAGFLDAEHVRLRADLGQFAGDPDGEFRSAERERAELVALLEQEGVAADDLVTAFHALLAKSPSLLCLTSPQDALGETRQPNLPGTVDEYPNWRIPLPVRLADLFTDTRVRRVAAAFVAGRGR